Part of the Pelodiscus sinensis isolate JC-2024 chromosome 15, ASM4963464v1, whole genome shotgun sequence genome is shown below.
GGTTTGGCAGGCTAAGACTTTTGCCACAGTCTTTCCCATGTGATTTTCGTCAGTAGGTCAATGCAGTCCCTGTAACTGCAGGTAAGCAAAAGTGACCGCTGTTCTTTCAGAACTGTGGGTAGTTAAAGCTAAAACTGGCTTTCTGTTTAGCATGTGATTTTTCCAAATGTGCCAAAATCATGGGAGTATTTGGATTGACTTGAAATGGGATCCAGCATAACATTAAGGGTCCAAACTGGGGTTGAGTTGCACAAGATACAGCCAGCCCACTTTAAATAAATGAGACTCCCATAACGTCAGCATTTTATGATTCTTATAACAGTTTTTACAGTTAAGATATTGTGTGGGAAGTGCTATTACCCAGTTAGTGAGTTAGTGTGTAGATGTGCGATATGGGGCATATATGTGGCACTTGTGGATGTCATATGAGCACGAGTTAAGTACCCATTGCAGTAATCTCAAGGGAGTTAAGTGGAAGGAAGATAGTAATCAGAACAAAGGGAACAATGTTTTTTATCTCAAGCCAGGCCTAGGCCGGAGACATGTGCTTTATGCCACTGGAAAGCACAGCTCCAGGTCTAACGCTCTGGCTTTGCAAGATTACTGCATCTTTGAAAGCTGTGCTGTTGAGTGACAGCAAACTGCAACTTTGTGGTCTCTCTTGCTGGCTAAGCACATGGCTGGAAACTCATCAGTGGCTTTACTGATAACGCCTCTTGATGGGTTTTGAAGATCCCCAGAGAAACTGTCCTAGCTCAGCAGAGAGCAAGCAGTGTATTCAACCTAACCTCTCTGAAAAGGAAAGATTTGGAAAGGAAGCCAGCAGCATCCACGGACTTTCTGGAATTTCAGAAATTCATAGAAGCTCGATCTCTTCTGACCTTATGCTGCTCAGTTTGATTCAATTCCTTAGCATCTAGCATTAGCTCAAGACTGATGCACTGTAGCAGCCTTCCCTCCTCAGGACCGACAACAAATCAATGCAGTTCTTCCCTTTGAAATGACCGGGATGAGTCTAGGTGTACTTTTTTAGACTTCCCTACTTCCCCTGCAATTCAATTTTCATACCAAAGACACTAAGATTCATGCAGCTCTGGAAAGCCAAAGAGGGTGGTTTGAAATGATAAAACTGGGGATCACAGCCCGGCAGACTTAACCTCACTGTGCTGCAGCCTACTGGGTAAGGGGCTTTGACatgggagacctgggttctattcctggctccgaCTTGCTGAGTGACCTTGGAAAAATCATTTCTTCCCAGGGCTTGTGTTCATTTGCAACACAGCAGCTGGCAGACTTCAGTATAGACACTGCctgtgcagaagggagggggccAGCCAGTTGATATAATTAATCCACCTTCCTGAGGGGATAGCAAGCTCTGTGGAAGAATTCTCCTGCTGACTTAATGCTGCTTACCTGAGGGTTAACTACATCACTCAGTGTGTGAAACAGCACCTTCTCCCCCAGCAATGTAACTGGGTCAATCTAATTTTCTAGTGCAAACCAGCTGTCAGTTTCTCCATCAGTTAAGTGGAGATAAAGCTGTGGAATCTACTGATGGAGATTGTAGGAGTGAAGTGTTCCCTTTAACTGCTGGTGCAGGCCCTGTTAGCAACTCAGTTTTAGGCCTGCTGGGCCATGTGGCTTCATTCCAGCCCTCACTTGTCAGGACTGCAGCATGCTTATAAGATGGGTGGCTCAGATTGATCAGGCTGCTCCTGCTTGTAGTAATGCAATCAGACCCTCCACCTAGCTCAGCTGGAGGTTTCTGAGATGCTGGCTTTGTATTTAAATGGTGAATAACAGGCTGCGAGGTTAATATCCCCAGTCAGCTTTATCTTTGGAATGGAGTTTCTGGCTCGATGCAGGCCCTAAACGCAACTCTGCCTGGATTATCCTGTCTACACTGAGGATTTATTAACCCAGCAGCTCTAAGTTCTGGTCACAAAGTTCTAGCTCCTTCTCAGTCACTCCTCATGTCCCAAAGAGGCGCTGCATGCTCCAAGGTAGCCAAAAACTCTCCAGCAGGCCCTGTGCACTGACTCTCCCTTGCTGTGCAGAGGGGGAAGCATGCCCTGTCCCGTACTGGCGCAGTCCAAAGTCTGCACCAGAGACACTGGCTGTGTCACACTCACCTGTGGGTCCTTTGGATAGAGTAAGAGAGTGTGAGGGTGTGAAATGATCCCAAGTGTTAGCAGCACAGGCAATGAACTGAGGCTCACACTGCTAGAATTTAAGACATTCAACAACCGAGACAAAGGCTTAGATTCAAGTGTGAAAAATTCTCTACCTTAGCTATACAATGTCAGGGAACCTGACTGTAGCTCCTTAGGCAAGGGTGCAACCAACAGATCTGGTTCCTTTCTGTGACATAATGTATGACCCACTCAGGGGTACATCTAGCGATTGACATCTCCTACAGGGACTGTCTTTCtgtttgtacaacacctagcGCAAATGAGTCATGGTCCAGGATTAGAACAGCTCCTAGGCCAGGGGTCGGtgaccttttcaaaccaaagagccaaacgacatcaaaattcagaacaagtggtcaacaaagagctgtataagaatgcctgTTTGTCCgattgaaaatatacaacttaacaTGATTGATAATAGCATAAGTGAAAGATTGTACTTGCACACTTATTTAatggacttctgctgctgctgcatcttttcacgcatttctttgacgtttacatcataactggtcacaTTCAGGTTCATGCACGCATTGAAGCTACttgtggggatttttttaaacattttgaattaatttttaatttaagaagTTGCATGCATTTTAGGCATGACaagagagccatatttggttccatactgaacCGTAAGTTGCAGTCCTCTGCCCTAAGCACTACAGCAATACAAAGAGAGACTTGTGGTGTAAGACTCAGAGGTCCCAGCTTTGATCCTCACGGCTGCTGAGCCAACCTGGCATCAGGCATTACGTGTGCTTTGCCTTCACTGCGTTCTGTCGCTGGGCAGGACCAAAGTGGACAAAAAGGGGATCTGTAAATCTCCCTTTGATTCTTCTAGGTGCAGCCCCACAGGTAGCATCAACAAAGATGGGAGAAGTGGGCAGGACAACATTCGAGAAATGTTGGAGCCTTGTCACCACACAACAGACATGCTTGCCACTGGGAGGGTTTTGTGGAGACAAGCAGCATGGCTGTAGAATTGCAGGTCTCCTGTTGAGCAATGTAGCTGAGGCCCCCCCCAGGTATGACAGTGATGGCACCTGGGTCTCACTGTCCGCTCTATCACTGAGTGAGCTGCCGGGGGAACCTTGGAGAAGTTACTGCCCTACTCCTTGCCCCAGTTTCCATTTTTTCTTGTGGAGTGGGATTGTGTGCTCTTCAGCTCAGGGCATGCTTCTCACAATGAGTCTGTGCAGCTCCTGACACAGCCAGGCCTCCCGCTGCTTGGAATCTGGAGTTAGTACTGTAATACAGGTGGTAAGATCTAGCGCCTTGATCGCACTTTTCAGGCCTAGAAATTAAAGCACTCGAGGTGAAGCTGCTATCATCATCCCCACCTTACAGGGGAGGAAACTCAGGCACAGAGTAGTGACTTGCCTAAAGTCAGTCAGCAAGTTAGTGTCAGAGCCAGGAGGAGATCCCACATTTGAGGTGCAAGCCAGTGCCTACCCACTAGACTATACATCATAGAGAGCACATGGATAGAGATGCCAACCTGCAGCCACATGTTGACCAGCTCAGAGTGAGCAAAGACCAGTGACCCTGCTTTTCAGGGCAAACTTCTGCTATGCCCTGGCTTTCCAGTTGCACAGAAGCTTGGTTTGACTCCTTCTTTGTTGTTTAGTGCTGGGAAGTGTGGAACAAGAAGAGCTCCGACTGGTGCAGCTTCATCCAGACCAACCAGGACTGCCAAATGGACAGCGGCTTCCTCAATTACCTCAACGGGGTCTTCTGTGCCTTCCCCTCCGCACTGTTGCCGCTGGTGGTGACCTTATACGTAAGGATTGCCGCAGGAGAGCGGCTGTGGGAGATAAAGGGGAAAAGCCCCACAAGGAGGGAATGTGAAGGAGAAAACAACTCACCTGCTTGGCAAGGTGGCGGCGAGTGTTAGACACAGGGAAGCACAGCCCTTGGTGGGACCTGCCTCTTGGCCCTGTGAAGAGCCcagaggggagcagagaaaggccagggctgggcacagCTAAGCACAAAACATCAGCAGCTTCTATCTCTGCCCCCTTTTACTCccactgctattttttggggggaagagggttaCCCAGATGTCCATGTGTTTTATCTTTACCCCTCCCTCTGTGTTCTGCTCTTTGCTAATTCACTGTTGGCTTACTGCAGGTTCTCTGGCTGCTGTATCTGTTCCTCATCCTCGGCGTGACTGCTGAGAAGTTGTGAGTAGTCACTCTGGACAGTTCCTTCCCCTGGGGGGAGAAGGGTGGTGTGGGCAAAATGGGCCAGGCCTCTCGCTTTCAGAACAGTTTCATTGCCTTGTGTCTAGCTCAGGTACAAGCAGGGCTAGAGATGGCCAGCAGGGTGATTCTGCTCcctgccacccctgccctaaagacAAGAAGTGGCTCCAAACCCTCGTAACCCCAAGCAGGGCCCCATGTGGGGTGCACCTCTGTCTACTTGGGAGAGGGATTTCAGATCTGGACTCTGCTGGaagcccctgcctcctgctctctGTCACCTGTGGAGACAGGGGCTGTCAGGACCCTTGTGGCTGCTGGTGTGCAATCTAAATGCAGCGTGCAGAGCAGCACTACTGAGCGGCTGCAAGTCAGGGCTAAGGTGCATCGACAGAGCTGAGTGTGGAGggaggctgggactggagcagcaggggagagACTATGCAGGGAGGTGCAGGACCTTCCCACATTATCTTGTCTACACctcactggttccagccaggctGACCAGCCTCTGCCTGCTCTGAGCCTTGGTATTCATTAGCTGATAAACAGACTGGATTGTTCTCTCAGTAGCGCCAGCGATTGAGACTCATTCTATGTTCTTGCGTCTTCTCTCCTTCTAGCTTTTGCCCCAATTTGTCTGCGATCTCCATCAATCTGAGACTGGCTCACAACGTAGCAGTATCCTTCTGATCGCCATTCACCCTGGGCCACGGTTGCTGGGAGAACAGATAGCAGAAAAaaacagggaggaggggaagcaagtAAGGGCCAATTTCAAATGCAGAGCAACAGCAAGAAAATAGGGGAAACGCCTGAGAATGTGAAAGTGCAGGGTGTGTATGGAGAGTGGTGGACAGGGGAGAGCAACCATGGCTCTGGTGTGTCAGGAGAGAAGGGAGACATTCATGTCATGGCTGTGTtggcagggggcagctggccAAAGCCAAGGACTGGCTAGAAATGAATGTTAGAAACCCTATTAGAACACTGGCCTTCATTACCTGAACCAGCCAGCTACTAGCCCCTGGGAAAATCTACCTGCCAACAGCTGGTCTGTAAGAATGAAGATGGGGGAATGAGGATGCAAGGAGAGGGTGGTCTATCTCCAGTGAGTCCAGGTGCAGTGAAGTCCCTGCTAGCAGTCACCATCCAGAGAGCTCAAAAATCTCTGGATGAGATAAGGGCCAGGCAGGGGATTTGCACATGGCCTCAGTGCCGGTTTGACTCTAACTCTGCTCCCTTTGAAGCCAGGAGGGGGTTTTGTCCAGAGATCAATGGGAACAAAGATAGGTTGGTGCTTTCCAGATTCTCATGCACTATTGCAAAGCCAGGTCAGGAGTCATGAAGCTCTGAGCACAGTGGCAGTGTCCTGCTTTAGTCCCCTGAATTACTGTCGCACCTTCTGTCCAGAGCCATGTTGTCCAAAACAGGCCCACAgcattatccctgttttacagaaggAGTAACTGAGGCAAAGAGGTCACCCAGCAAGCCAGCGACAGCATGGGGTGTGCAAACGAGATCTGCCACAGGGTGGGCCAGACTGTCTCAGCTGTGTTCCCCGGTGGGAATTCCTGGGGCCTGGATGGCAGGAGCCGTCTTTTCTGCACTTTGAGTAGCAGCACCTGTAGGAAAGAGGGAGGGGACtagattggaaaaggttcagcaTCCACACTTCCTTGACATTCTCCTCTTCATGGCGTCACCTTCCTGGCCTTTGGGAACGGTGCTCCAGATGTCTTCAGTGCTGTGGTGGCCTTCTCTGACCCCCGGACTGCTGGGCTGGCTATTGGCGCTCTCTTTGGTATGGAGAAGCACCCTTGCCCGTTGTGTTCACACTTCCCTTCAAGGACCACAATGTGCTTGGCTGAGGCTAGCCAGTCCCTCTCCGTGCAcgtccccctcctctgcctcggCTTTAGCTTCCTTCCTGTTTTACTTTTCTTGTGTCTGCTCCAGAGATGACCACTTCAGAGCTCCCTCTGTGCACGGGGCTTTCCTAACCAACGTCCCATCACCCCCACATCTCTGCAGAGCTTTGGGCATGTGTCCTAACTTTCAGTCCCTTGCCCCAGTAGACAGGGTGGCCTCCTGTGGGACTGCGGTGGGTGCTGATGCATCACCTGGCCAGCATGAGATGCTGTTGGTTCATACTGCCAGTCAGCTCCTCACTCCGATTTGTCTGGCCCCCGAGGAAGTGGGGAACGTGACTATGACTTTGCCCTTGTCCTGGGCCATGGCCAGGGCTTGCTGTGAGGTGTGTtccataaattattttaaaataaattataaataaaatacattaatggagattgcctatctcctagaactggaagtgacttcaaagctcattgagtccagtcccctgtcttcacagcaggaccaagtaccatcccttacaaatttttgccccaaatccctaaatggcctctgcgaggattgaacttacaaccctgggtttaacaggctaatgctcaaaccactgagctatccctcctccccacacacacacacacacacacagttgcccTTGCAGCTGTTGAGTGCCAAGGAACCAGAGGGACTCTCCTGGCAGCAGCGCTGACTTGGCCACGTTTGTGTTCACAGGTGCGGGTGTGTTTGTGACCACGGTGGTGGCTGGCGGGATTGCCCTGCTCAGACCCTTCATGGTGGCCTCCAGGCCGTTCCTCAGGGATGCCATTTTCTACATGGTGGCCGTGTTCCTGACCTTCGCCATGCTGTACTTCAGGAGGATCACGCTGGCAGGGGCTCTGAGTAAGTGACCAGCCTGCTGCAAACCGCTCTGGTGGGGCAGAGAGCCAGTGGCAGTAAACACCACCAGTAGGAGCACTTTTGATGAGTGTAAGAGAGTGGCAGGTAGAAGGTGAGATTGTGTGGCTGCAGGGGGCCGTGTGGATGCAGGAGTCTGAGTGGTGAGCCATTTCCTCTTCTCTTGACCAGGCTATCTTGGGCTGTACGTCTTCTACGTCCTCACAGTTGTGATCTGCACCTGGATCCATAGGAGGCAGCGTGGTGATGGGgtgtcccctgctggctccgGACAGCCAGGTAAGGGAGTTGCCATGCTCTGGGCCCGCTACGCCTGTTGGGTCCCCATGAACAACTTGCACTCTGGAGATCCTTCAACGCACCCCTTCTCTTGTCTCCTCCAGAGCATCTGTCCAACCCAGAAGATGAGGATTCCCCCCCACCAAGTGTTGACAGCGGGGAGTATGGTAGGTCTTTTCCTGGTTAGCTGGTACCATGTTTTCCATCTCCATCACCATGAGTAGGCAGAGTGGGCCATGAACACACGTGACATGAGTGGCTCTCCGGTTGGCCATGCTTGTGATTGGAGAGCCTGGGGCTTAGTGAATAGGGAGAATAGATTTTCCTTGAATGTCAGGACAATAGTGGTTCTaagctggagctgggctgaggAAGGGGCACCTACCTACATGTGCGTCTCCAAAGAGGCAGAGTGTGCACAGCTCTCTGACAAACCTTGGGAAAAAGAGGAGCCGGGTCAGAGACCCGGGTACAAcacagggagcagctccagcACAGTTTGGAGGGCCTGGGTGTCCCATGCGGTGTCTGTAACTGTGAAGTGAAACTCAGCCTTTGTGCCTCTCTTATAGAGGAGGAATAccggcccctgctcccctccgagGAGGGGACTTTACAGATCCTGACCAAGTCCCTGAACCCCCTGGATCACAGGAAGTGGAGGAGGAAATCCTGCTACTGGAGACTCTTCAAGATTTTCAAGGTGCCTTGGTCACAGTCCCTCTTTAGCCCTGtagtgtgtggggtgggaggctgggttCGGGGTGCGGACTGATGTGGGACACCCAACCAAGCAGAACCTCATTGCTGAGGATATGGACAATTCACCCCACCTTCTTCCAGTCTCAGcccccgggggaggaggcagcatctTGAAGGATGGAAGCTTGAGCATGCTGGCCGAGCTGTCAGGACTCTGCTATGATATAGCCCCTGAGCAGCATGTTCTGTGTCTGCTGGATACAAGCAGAGGGTTGCTGGTCCAGGAGACAAGTGTCTGGGAGCTGGCCTGGAAAGGAACTGGGGATAGAAGTGAAAGGCCCCAGGCTCCCATCACTCCACCAGTTTCTCTCTGGAGGCAGAGGCCTTACCCCACATCCATTCCAAAGGAGTCTGGCTGGGTCCCGCAGGACTGCACTGAGCCCTCTGACCTCTTTCCAGCTGAGCGCTTTCCAGACAGGGACAGCCAAGTGCAGAGGTAGCCAACCCAGACAGCGAGGCCCGGGTGCCTAAAGGGAAGCAGCCCAAATCCACGGTTGGGCATCTCCATAAATGGCCTGTTTTCAGAAAGGGAGCCTCCGCCCCCAAGGACGAGTCAGTAAGGCCGGGATCTTCCTTTGAAAGTATTGGCCACTGAATCATCCGTGCGGTGCTGGAGCCACATGAGGGGGCATCCCATGAACCTCGGCTTTGGAGAGCGGATGTTCTGTGACTGTCCGGCTAAGCAAGGCTGGGGTCTGCGTGCAGAAGGCTGCGGTCGGCTGCTCTGTTGGGCCCATCTGCAAGTCCAGCCTCATGTCAGCTGCCTCCTTGTGGGCGgtctcttcccagatgccagtgGAGTTTGTGATGTTGCTCACAGTGCCTGTGGTGGATCCCGATCAGGAGgaccagaactggaagagacctcttaACTGCCTGCACCTGATCACCAGCCCCTTGGTTTGCATCCTCACGCTGAAATCTGGAGCCTGTAAGAACCCTGGCTTACTCCCAGTAGTACCCCTGTAAGCAGTGCGGCTCACTTGGCTTTGCAGCTGGAATTGAAGGGAGCAAGTGCAGCTGCACGAAAGTTGAGGGCTGAGGTGCTTGAGTACAATCGTGCTGGAAATCTAGGCATTGTGCAACCGATTCTCAGGCTGCTCGGCTCACTTCCTTGTTGTGGGGACAGGGTGGGCAGGAAGGAGATGGGAAGGTCAGCTACAATACTTCTgagtcccagcttctgacagtccTGCACAACCCCCCTCAGCTCTGAGCTACAGGAACTGAGAATTGTGTAGGGGGTGGCCAGGAAAGCAGAGGCTCCGTTTGTTCTGCAAGGGCAAAAAAGATCAAGTTGAGGagtctgtcctgccccaggcagtcCCCACTGCAGTACAGTGGTGCTTTGTTTCTAATCAGCACTGTTCCCCTATCCAGAGGTGGCTGAATTTCAGTGTGTGGGGAAATCCTCAGCTGCTGCAAAGCTGGTATATTTGACTTTGGTGCAGTTGCTCTGATcacagcactggggaggggaggaggttttgggaagggagtggggcgaGTGCAGAGTGCACTGTGCTCTGGCAGTCCTCACCAGCAGCGTTGCCCCTAGGGGGCCAGAGTCAAGCTTATAGGCTAATGTAACTTAAACGAAGGATCCTGACCATATAGATTTGGGGGCCTTGAGCGCCACTGAGGACTGAGACTCTGCTTTCTTCCCGGGGCTCTCAGGAGAGACCATTGCGGGGCCTGAGGGACGGTTGGTGTCCAGCGGGGCCAGGCTGCGCCAATTCCCACCAGGGTTTCTTTCCCTCCCGTGCAGATGGGCTGTATAAAATCCAGGACGTCTTCCCAGTCTGGGGCCTGACACTCCTGATTGGCACTTTCCTGGCCACAACAGTCTTCTGCACTACAAAGAATGAAGAGCCACCCAAGTACCACTGTGTAAGCACCCCAGGCATACAGCTCTGCGGCTGGAGgaccctctccatcctctcttcAGCTCTATGGCCACAGGGACCCTGCTCCTCAGCTTCGTAGCTGAAGGGACCCTTCCCCGACTGCTCTCCACTCAGCCCATGTCTGGGAAGAGCCACAAGTCATCGAGTGCCTGGGCCTGGCTCCTCTTCTGGCTGCCTGTGGGGGAAAATCTGGGATCCAGGGCCTGGCTAGCTGTGAATTGCCCATCAATAGAGGGAGGGGCCCATTTCTTGCCTAGTGCTGGCGTGAAGAGGGCATGGCAGAGCTGCTCTGGAGGTGCTCTCTCACAGTACTGCCCTGTCTCTCCTGGCAGCTGTTTGCCTTCCTGGGTTTCATAGCCAGCGCCCTGTGGATCAACGCAGTTGCCACGGAGGTGGTCAATGTCCTGCGGACCTTAGGAGTGGTTTTCCAGCTGAGCAACACTGTGCTGGGCCTGACACTGCTGGCCTGGGGGAACAGCATCGGAGGTGAGTGGCTCCACATGCAGCGCAGAGGGGGATTTCCCAGTGCAGACTGGCAGCTTGGCCCTGAAGCCAGGGGCAGGAATTTTAGTCTGGATCTAGTCAGCTGCGGTCATAGCAAAAGCAGTGACGttggcagctgctgcagatgaAGACCATACCTCCCTCTGTTCTCCAGCAGGATGAGGTGCTTGATCGAGCCTGGCTTTCATGCCTGCCAGTGGCAGTGATTGGTGGCTTCCATTACCACTCTTAACGCCATGAGTAGTTGACAGCTGATTTGAACACGTGGCACCCTTCATTAAGCAGGTCTCCTTCAGCTACAGCTCCCCACCCTACACCCGCCTGGCTTCAgggtggagaggagaggggtCATTTGCATTTAAAGTAGGAACTTCCcatctccacagctgcagcatgtAGCCGATTCCCCAGGGTACAGATCATGCTGCAGAGCGCAGAGGCTGCTGTATATCGGGAGATCCAGGACTTTGCCACTGTGTTGATCTCTTTGTTCCAGCCAGCTGTAGCTAGGTGGTGGCATTTCCAGCAAAGTTACGAGTGGGAAGCAGTCCCAGTGTTACAGATCACTTAGGGGCTGGTAGCCCGTGTCCTTTGCTTGTCTCCACAGAGGTGCTAGGGCTCCACTGCCAGCAGAGTGCGTCTACCCTGCCTGAGTCAGAGTTTGCTGGTGCAACCTGCATCTAAGCCCAGAGGCTTTGCTAACGTATGCTATGCAGTGTTGCTGGGACCTCATGTCTGAGGAGGGGTCCATTCCTTGACAATGAAAATATCCATATCCCACCTGGGGACACCTCAGAAGAAGCCTCCCTTGAGACTGAGCCTTCCTCATGTCACGTCTCACGAGCTTGGAGACTGCCGTCTGCAACAATGGTGCAC
Proteins encoded:
- the SLC8B1 gene encoding mitochondrial sodium/calcium exchanger protein is translated as MAVRSEGLKAFWILGVLWMLSCSAAVSRAVARSQGVGSQMPAHLEIGREADGIRYAHHQGKTIDCWEVWNKKSSDWCSFIQTNQDCQMDSGFLNYLNGVFCAFPSALLPLVVTLYVLWLLYLFLILGVTAEKFFCPNLSAISINLRLAHNVAGVTFLAFGNGAPDVFSAVVAFSDPRTAGLAIGALFGAGVFVTTVVAGGIALLRPFMVASRPFLRDAIFYMVAVFLTFAMLYFRRITLAGALSYLGLYVFYVLTVVICTWIHRRQRGDGVSPAGSGQPEHLSNPEDEDSPPPSVDSGEYEEEYRPLLPSEEGTLQILTKSLNPLDHRKWRRKSCYWRLFKIFKMPVEFVMLLTVPVVDPDQEDQNWKRPLNCLHLITSPLVCILTLKSGAYGLYKIQDVFPVWGLTLLIGTFLATTVFCTTKNEEPPKYHCLFAFLGFIASALWINAVATEVVNVLRTLGVVFQLSNTVLGLTLLAWGNSIGDTFSDLTMARHGYPRMAFSACFGGIIFNMLVGVGLGCLLQMTTSQLVVKLELDGLLVWILAGALGLSLVFSFISVPAQCFQVGRGYGICLLLYYLAFLTVALLTEFKVIRLTTL